CGCGTACCGCGCCAGCCGCTCGGACCCGGCGCTGGCGCTGCGCGAGCAGTGAGCGGGCGACGAACGTGAGGGAGACGAGATGAACGGGGACGTGCCACTGGGCGTGTGGGAGGAGCAGGTGCTGCTGGCCGTGGTGCGGTGCGCGGCCGCGGCGTACGGGATGGCCGTGCGCCGCGAGCTGGAGGCCGCCACGGACCGCGAGGTCGCCATCGGCGCCGTGTACGCCACGCTGGACCGCGCGGAGGCGAAGGGCTGGGTGACGTCGTCGCGCGCGGACGTGGAGGGGCAGTCGCGCCGTGTGTTCGCCCTCCTTCCCCGCGGCGCCCGCGCGCTCGCTGGAACGCGTGCCCTCCGCGAGCGCCTGTGGCACGGCGTGAACCTCCAGCCCCTCCTCGCCTGATCGCAGATCGGTTCGGGAGATGAAGATCAGCGGAGCCGCGTCGTCCGATGCGGCTCCGCTTCTCATTCCCATCTGCCGGCCGATGAACGGCGGACGGGGGATTCACCTCGGATGAGCAGCGGCGCCTCGTCCAACAAAACTTCGGCTCACGTGTCTCTGGCCGGCTCCTTGCCGGGCGGCAGGGAGATGCCGTTCCAGCCAGGACGGTGCGGAACCGACACGGGAGATGAGCAGATGGCCATGATGGACGAGCTGGTGTCGCAGATCAGCGCGCGGGCGAACATCCCGCCGGAGCAGGCCCGCCATGCCGCGCACGCCGCGGTCGAGTTCCTT
This portion of the Longimicrobiaceae bacterium genome encodes:
- a CDS encoding helix-turn-helix transcriptional regulator, encoding MNGDVPLGVWEEQVLLAVVRCAAAAYGMAVRRELEAATDREVAIGAVYATLDRAEAKGWVTSSRADVEGQSRRVFALLPRGARALAGTRALRERLWHGVNLQPLLA